Proteins from one Staphylococcus sp. IVB6214 genomic window:
- a CDS encoding helix-turn-helix domain-containing protein: MEVCPYIEATFKILGRSWNGLILHYLDKCPDQSAHFSDMKRDLKPITNRALSLKLSELADAKLLVKDVISENPPSVRYYLTDKGMALAKALVPLEDWAHTHMELEQETQ, translated from the coding sequence ATGGAAGTTTGTCCATATATTGAAGCGACATTTAAAATATTAGGGCGCAGTTGGAATGGGCTTATTCTACATTATCTCGACAAGTGCCCAGATCAGTCTGCACACTTTTCCGATATGAAGCGTGATTTAAAGCCTATCACCAATCGGGCACTATCTTTAAAATTATCCGAGTTAGCAGATGCAAAGTTACTTGTCAAAGACGTCATTTCAGAAAACCCGCCATCTGTCCGTTATTATTTAACAGATAAAGGGATGGCGTTAGCTAAAGCATTAGTCCCTTTGGAAGATTGGGCACATACACATATGGAGTTGGAACAAGAAACACAATAA
- a CDS encoding UDP-N-acetylglucosamine 1-carboxyvinyltransferase, protein MAQDVIKIRGGQKLKGKVEISGAKNSSVAIIPAALMAESPVTLDGLPEISDVETLVSLLEDLNIKTNLSEGTLQLDPTDIKNAPLPNNKVESLRASYYMMGAMLGRFNKCVIGLPGGCPLGPRPIDQHIKGFKALGATIDESDDTSMKLEAERLVGANIYLDIVSVGATINIMIAATRAEGQTIIENAAKEPEVVDVANFLNSLGAKISGAGTSTIKITGVSHLSGSRHTIIPDRIEAGTYMCIAAACGEEMYIDNIIPEHVEPLTVKLKELGVKIESGDDYMIVKSTAPYKNVDIKTLVYPGFATDLQQPITPLLFLADGPSFVTDTIYPERFKHVPELQNMNAAITADQGTATIKPSQLVGTDVYASDLRAGACLIIAGLLAEGVTTIYNVRHIYRGYSNIVETLSALGADIWTEQQA, encoded by the coding sequence ATGGCACAAGATGTAATTAAAATTAGAGGTGGCCAAAAATTAAAGGGTAAGGTAGAAATCAGCGGTGCCAAAAATAGTTCGGTTGCAATCATACCGGCTGCATTGATGGCTGAATCTCCAGTAACATTAGATGGATTGCCAGAAATATCAGATGTTGAAACATTAGTAAGTTTATTAGAAGACTTGAATATAAAAACGAATCTAAGTGAGGGTACATTGCAGTTAGATCCGACTGATATTAAAAATGCGCCACTCCCAAATAATAAGGTCGAATCATTGCGTGCATCTTATTATATGATGGGGGCGATGTTGGGACGATTCAATAAATGTGTGATTGGATTACCAGGTGGATGTCCATTAGGGCCGAGACCGATTGATCAACATATCAAAGGGTTCAAAGCACTCGGTGCTACAATTGATGAGTCTGATGATACATCAATGAAACTTGAAGCAGAACGCCTAGTTGGTGCAAATATTTATTTAGATATCGTAAGTGTAGGGGCAACAATTAATATTATGATTGCTGCAACACGTGCTGAAGGACAAACAATCATCGAAAATGCCGCAAAAGAACCAGAAGTTGTTGATGTTGCAAACTTCCTGAATAGTTTGGGCGCAAAAATTTCTGGTGCTGGTACAAGTACGATTAAAATTACAGGCGTGTCTCATTTATCAGGAAGCCGTCATACAATTATCCCAGACCGTATCGAAGCAGGTACATACATGTGTATTGCAGCCGCATGTGGAGAAGAAATGTATATTGATAACATTATCCCGGAACATGTTGAGCCGTTAACTGTAAAATTAAAAGAATTAGGTGTTAAAATCGAATCAGGCGACGATTATATGATCGTTAAATCAACAGCACCTTATAAAAATGTTGATATCAAGACACTTGTGTATCCCGGTTTTGCTACGGACTTACAACAACCCATTACACCATTGTTATTCCTAGCAGATGGTCCAAGCTTTGTGACGGATACGATTTATCCAGAACGTTTCAAGCATGTTCCAGAGTTACAAAATATGAATGCAGCAATTACTGCTGATCAAGGTACCGCAACAATTAAACCTTCACAACTTGTTGGTACGGATGTATATGCAAGTGATTTACGCGCAGGTGCATGTTTGATTATTGCAGGGTTACTTGCTGAAGGTGTGACAACAATTTATAATGTCCGTCATATTTATCGTGGTTATTCAAATATTGTTGAAACATTAAGCGCGCTAGGTGCTGATATTTGGACAGAACAACAGGCGTAA
- the fdaB gene encoding class IIb fructose-bisphosphate aldolase FdaB has product MPLVSMKEMLIDAKENGYAVGQYNLNNLEFTQAILQASQEENAPVILGVSEGAARYMGGFYTVVKMVEGLMHDYEITIPVAIHLDHGSSFEKCKEAIDAGFTSVMIDASHEPYEENVKITKKVVEYAHEHGVSVEAELGTVGGQEDDVVADGVIYADPIECQNLVKETGIDTLAPALGSVHGPYKGEPNLGFKEMEEIGLSTGLPLVLHGGTGIPTHDIKKSISLGTAKINVNTENQIASAKRVREVLAADTEVYDPRKYLGPAREAIKETVVGKIREFGTSNKADNFKG; this is encoded by the coding sequence ATGCCTTTAGTTTCAATGAAAGAAATGTTAATCGACGCAAAAGAAAATGGCTATGCAGTAGGTCAATATAACTTAAACAACTTAGAATTCACGCAAGCTATTTTACAAGCATCACAAGAAGAAAATGCACCAGTTATCTTAGGTGTATCTGAAGGTGCAGCGCGTTACATGGGTGGTTTCTATACAGTTGTAAAAATGGTTGAAGGTTTAATGCACGACTATGAAATTACAATTCCAGTGGCAATTCATTTAGACCATGGTTCAAGCTTCGAAAAATGTAAAGAAGCAATCGATGCTGGTTTCACATCTGTTATGATCGATGCATCACACGAACCATATGAAGAAAACGTTAAAATTACTAAAAAAGTTGTTGAATACGCACACGAACACGGTGTATCAGTAGAAGCTGAATTAGGTACTGTTGGTGGTCAAGAAGACGACGTTGTAGCTGACGGCGTAATCTATGCAGATCCAATCGAATGTCAAAACTTAGTGAAAGAAACTGGTATTGATACGTTGGCACCTGCATTGGGTTCAGTACACGGACCATACAAAGGTGAACCAAACTTAGGATTCAAAGAAATGGAAGAAATTGGTTTATCAACTGGTTTACCATTAGTATTACACGGTGGTACTGGTATCCCAACGCATGACATCAAAAAATCTATTTCATTAGGTACTGCTAAAATCAACGTTAACACTGAAAACCAAATTGCTTCAGCGAAACGTGTTCGTGAAGTATTAGCAGCTGACACTGAAGTTTACGATCCACGTAAATATTTAGGACCAGCACGTGAAGCGATTAAAGAAACAGTTGTTGGTAAAATCCGTGAATTTGGTACTTCAAACAAAGCGGACAACTTCAAAGGTTAA
- a CDS encoding DUF2529 domain-containing protein, with product MSKMLTTQLTGVFNRLDAQSLDIQMAAQSLIQAIGGEGHIYVKGYGDIKSFESYVLHSEEKLKASRTLDSLSSLSVLDSTDRVLLFGEHYTEEMAADLTQLIDDNRDVVVITNKPSSVDIPDHLVHFIDLSTPRPLVFTEDYDKVVVPHLIALNYIYYEIYTQMIEMIRDLDL from the coding sequence GTGTCGAAAATGTTAACAACACAATTGACAGGTGTATTTAACCGATTAGATGCACAATCACTCGATATACAAATGGCAGCACAAAGCTTGATTCAAGCAATTGGTGGTGAGGGACATATTTATGTAAAAGGGTATGGAGATATCAAGTCATTCGAATCCTACGTTTTGCACAGTGAAGAAAAGTTAAAAGCCAGTCGCACACTCGATAGCCTTTCTTCATTATCAGTGCTTGATTCGACAGATCGTGTGCTTTTGTTTGGCGAACATTATACTGAAGAAATGGCCGCAGATTTAACTCAACTGATTGATGATAATCGCGATGTTGTTGTGATTACAAACAAACCATCATCTGTTGACATTCCTGATCATCTCGTGCATTTTATCGACTTATCGACACCACGCCCACTCGTTTTCACAGAAGATTACGATAAAGTAGTCGTTCCACATTTAATCGCACTCAACTATATTTACTATGAAATCTACACACAAATGATTGAAATGATTCGTGATTTAGATTTATAA
- the glpT gene encoding glycerol-3-phosphate transporter, with amino-acid sequence MFNFLKPPKPAQPVADQHVDETYKKLRFQVFMGIFLGYAGYYLLRKNFSIAMPYLAEQGFSTTGLGFALSAVSISYGISKFVMGTVSDRSNARTFLVLGLMLTAIVNLLMGFVPAFTSGITIMFIMLFLNGWFQGMGWPPSGRVLVHWFSVSERGSKTAIWNVAHNVGGGLMAPFAIFGVYLMSVLGFDHMKGYEGIFIFPAIIAMIVAIVSYFLIRDTPQSVGLPPIESYRNDYPTKDKTTFETELTTKEILFKYVLNNKWVWIIAVANIFVYFVRYGVLDWAPLYLSDVKHFDVEGSSWAYFLYEWAGIPGTLLCGWLSDKVFKGRRGPAGFIFMIGVTIAVAVYWLNPAGNPIVDNLALVTIGFLIYGPVMLIGLQALDYVPKKAAGTAAGLTGLFGYLGGAVMANIIMGIVVDNMGWDAGFILLIVVSILATLSFIFTWNKRGQEVVH; translated from the coding sequence ATGTTTAACTTTTTAAAACCACCTAAACCTGCACAACCAGTGGCAGATCAACATGTAGATGAAACGTACAAAAAGTTACGTTTTCAAGTTTTTATGGGGATTTTTCTAGGATATGCAGGTTATTATTTATTGCGTAAAAACTTTTCAATTGCCATGCCTTACTTGGCAGAGCAAGGGTTTTCTACAACAGGATTAGGTTTTGCATTATCTGCTGTTTCCATCTCTTACGGTATCAGTAAATTTGTAATGGGAACGGTCAGTGACCGCAGTAATGCGAGAACATTTTTAGTATTAGGTTTGATGTTAACAGCAATTGTTAACTTATTGATGGGATTTGTACCTGCATTTACGTCGGGTATTACAATTATGTTTATCATGCTATTCCTTAACGGTTGGTTCCAAGGGATGGGATGGCCGCCTTCAGGTCGTGTCCTTGTTCATTGGTTCAGTGTGAGTGAACGTGGTAGTAAGACAGCCATTTGGAACGTTGCACATAACGTCGGTGGCGGATTAATGGCGCCATTTGCTATTTTCGGTGTGTATTTAATGTCTGTTCTAGGTTTTGACCATATGAAAGGATATGAAGGTATCTTCATCTTCCCAGCAATTATTGCGATGATTGTTGCCATTGTGTCATATTTCCTTATTAGAGATACACCACAATCAGTTGGGTTACCTCCGATTGAATCTTACCGTAATGACTACCCAACAAAAGATAAAACAACATTTGAAACAGAACTTACAACAAAAGAAATCTTATTCAAATATGTGTTGAACAATAAATGGGTTTGGATTATTGCAGTTGCCAACATCTTTGTTTACTTTGTACGCTACGGTGTGCTGGATTGGGCACCACTTTACTTGAGCGATGTGAAACATTTCGATGTAGAAGGTTCAAGTTGGGCATACTTCTTGTACGAATGGGCCGGTATTCCAGGAACATTACTATGCGGTTGGTTATCGGATAAAGTGTTCAAAGGACGTCGTGGACCAGCTGGCTTTATCTTTATGATTGGTGTGACGATTGCAGTTGCTGTGTACTGGTTAAATCCAGCAGGTAACCCAATTGTTGACAACCTGGCTTTAGTTACAATCGGTTTCTTAATTTATGGTCCTGTTATGTTGATCGGTTTACAAGCACTTGACTATGTACCGAAAAAAGCAGCAGGAACAGCTGCGGGATTAACAGGTTTATTCGGATACTTAGGTGGTGCCGTAATGGCGAACATCATCATGGGTATCGTTGTAGATAACATGGGATGGGATGCAGGATTCATCCTACTCATCGTTGTAAGTATTTTAGCAACATTAAGCTTTATCTTTACATGGAATAAACGTGGACAAGAAGTCGTTCACTAA
- a CDS encoding CTP synthase, producing MTKFIFVTGGVVSSLGKGITAASLGRLLKDRGLKVTIQKFDPYLNVDPGTMSPYQHGEVFVTDDGAETDLDLGHYERFIDINLNKYSNVTAGKVYSHVLQKERRGDYLGGTVQVIPHITNEIKSRLLLAGESTNADVVITEIGGTTGDIESLPFIEAIRQIRSDLGRENVMYVHCTLLPYIKAAGEMKTKPTQHSVKELRGLGIQPDLIVVRTEYEMTQDLKDKIALFCDIDKQNVIECRDAESLYEIPLQLSRQNMDDIVIDRLGLEVERDTQLDEWKHLLDVVNNLEGKVTIALVGKYVALQDAYLSVAEALKHAGYQYMKDIEIRWIDSSEVTDENAASYFHDVDGILVPGGFGFRASEGKISAIKYARENKLPFFGICLGMQLATVEYARHVVGLSDAHSAELDPNTPYPVIDLLPEQKDIEDLGGTLRLGLYPCEIKPGTLAEKIYGQTSIEERHRHRYEFNNAYRERLEEAGMIFSGTSPDGRLVEMVELADHPFFIACQFHPEFLSRPNRPQPIFKNFIGACVAQQDK from the coding sequence ATGACTAAATTTATTTTTGTAACGGGTGGCGTTGTATCTTCACTCGGTAAAGGGATTACTGCTGCATCACTTGGACGTTTGTTAAAGGACAGAGGACTGAAAGTCACAATTCAAAAGTTTGACCCTTATTTGAATGTTGACCCAGGTACAATGAGTCCATACCAGCACGGAGAAGTGTTTGTCACAGATGATGGTGCTGAAACAGACTTAGACTTAGGACACTATGAACGTTTTATCGATATTAACTTAAACAAATATTCGAATGTAACGGCAGGTAAAGTATATTCACACGTTTTACAAAAAGAACGTCGTGGTGACTATTTAGGTGGAACAGTACAAGTGATTCCACATATCACAAATGAAATTAAGTCACGTCTTTTATTAGCTGGAGAAAGTACGAACGCAGATGTTGTTATCACTGAGATCGGTGGAACAACAGGTGACATTGAGTCATTACCTTTCATCGAAGCAATTCGTCAAATTCGCAGTGACTTAGGTCGTGAAAATGTCATGTATGTGCACTGTACATTATTACCATACATCAAAGCAGCTGGAGAAATGAAAACAAAACCAACACAACACAGTGTGAAAGAATTACGCGGTTTAGGTATTCAACCAGACTTAATCGTTGTGCGTACAGAATATGAAATGACACAAGACTTAAAAGACAAAATTGCGCTATTCTGTGATATTGATAAACAAAATGTTATTGAATGTCGTGATGCGGAATCGTTATACGAAATCCCATTACAATTAAGTCGTCAAAATATGGATGATATTGTGATTGATCGCTTAGGTTTAGAAGTTGAACGTGATACACAACTAGATGAGTGGAAACATTTACTAGATGTTGTAAACAACCTAGAAGGCAAGGTAACAATCGCATTAGTTGGTAAATATGTAGCATTACAAGATGCGTATCTATCAGTTGCAGAAGCATTAAAACATGCCGGTTACCAATATATGAAGGATATCGAGATTCGCTGGATTGACTCAAGTGAAGTAACAGATGAAAATGCAGCATCATACTTCCACGATGTCGACGGTATTCTAGTACCAGGTGGTTTTGGTTTCCGTGCAAGTGAAGGTAAAATTTCAGCAATTAAATATGCGCGTGAAAACAAATTACCATTCTTCGGCATTTGTCTAGGTATGCAACTGGCAACGGTTGAATATGCACGTCATGTGGTTGGATTATCAGATGCACATTCAGCTGAGTTGGATCCAAACACACCATATCCTGTGATTGATTTATTACCAGAACAAAAAGATATTGAGGATCTTGGTGGTACTTTGAGACTTGGATTATATCCATGTGAGATTAAACCAGGTACGTTAGCTGAAAAAATCTATGGACAAACATCAATTGAAGAACGTCATCGTCACCGTTACGAGTTCAACAATGCATATCGTGAGCGCCTAGAAGAAGCGGGTATGATTTTCTCAGGAACAAGCCCTGACGGTCGATTGGTAGAAATGGTTGAGTTAGCAGATCACCCATTCTTTATCGCATGTCAGTTCCACCCAGAATTTTTATCACGCCCAAATCGTCCACAACCGATTTTCAAAAATTTCATCGGTGCTTGTGTAGCACAACAAGATAAATAA
- the rpoE gene encoding DNA-directed RNA polymerase subunit delta, producing the protein MKLQEYTQEMMDEKSFIDMAYTLLSEQNETMNLYDIIDSFKRIGHYEDEQIENRVVQFYTDLNTDGRFLSVGDNVWGLRDWYSVDDIEEKIAPTIQKFEILDEDDEEDKNLTLLGEDDSEGDDNIPNRTDDQEELNDPEDEHVEDEIEESDLVVEEDEEEIDETYDDELEEDDELEEDEAL; encoded by the coding sequence ATGAAATTACAAGAATACACACAAGAAATGATGGACGAAAAGTCATTTATCGATATGGCTTATACATTGCTAAGCGAACAGAACGAAACAATGAACTTATACGATATTATTGATTCATTCAAACGAATTGGACATTACGAAGATGAACAAATTGAAAATCGTGTCGTTCAATTCTACACAGACTTAAACACAGATGGTCGCTTTTTGAGTGTTGGTGATAACGTATGGGGTCTTCGTGACTGGTATTCAGTAGACGATATTGAAGAAAAGATTGCACCAACAATCCAAAAATTTGAAATTCTTGATGAAGATGATGAAGAAGATAAAAACTTAACATTACTTGGTGAAGATGATTCAGAAGGCGATGATAATATTCCAAATCGTACGGATGATCAAGAAGAGTTAAATGACCCAGAAGATGAACATGTTGAAGATGAGATTGAAGAATCTGATCTTGTCGTAGAAGAAGACGAGGAAGAGATCGACGAAACTTACGATGATGAACTAGAAGAAGATGATGAGTTAGAAGAAGACGAGGCGTTATAA
- a CDS encoding GNAT family N-acetyltransferase, with amino-acid sequence MTKSKRFDDITIQSYDKQYRDALNNFELSERQRIYSSLPIEVLDEALEDENRVANVVLNTQDEVIGFFVLHKHYQHEGYDTPEEVVYVRSLSINERYQGHGYGTKMMMILPQYVQEVFPRFNHLYLVVDAENAAAWNLYERAGFMHAATKEEGPIGKERLYYLDLDAKYVSSLKLQYQEASTSSTFDVVDLMLNGEKVGFIALEQFEHRLIIRSVYVDERYQSTGVAQNALRQLATYVRKNFEDIKVIEVTLFGPNHQLKPLFEKSNFVETMATDDYRTFEKYINY; translated from the coding sequence ATGACAAAAAGTAAGCGCTTTGATGATATTACTATACAATCCTATGACAAGCAATACCGTGATGCCTTAAACAACTTTGAGTTGAGTGAAAGACAACGTATCTACTCATCTTTACCCATAGAAGTCCTTGATGAAGCACTGGAAGATGAAAATCGTGTTGCGAATGTTGTGTTGAACACACAAGATGAAGTGATTGGTTTTTTCGTTCTTCACAAACATTATCAACATGAAGGATACGATACACCAGAAGAGGTCGTGTATGTTCGTTCGCTATCGATTAATGAACGTTATCAAGGTCATGGATATGGCACTAAAATGATGATGATTCTACCACAATATGTTCAAGAAGTTTTTCCACGATTCAACCATCTATATTTAGTTGTCGATGCTGAAAATGCTGCTGCATGGAACTTGTATGAACGTGCTGGGTTTATGCATGCTGCTACGAAAGAAGAAGGACCGATTGGAAAAGAGCGCCTTTACTATTTAGATTTGGATGCAAAATATGTCTCATCGCTCAAACTTCAATATCAAGAAGCGTCTACGTCAAGTACGTTTGATGTTGTCGATTTAATGTTAAACGGCGAAAAAGTTGGCTTTATCGCATTAGAGCAATTTGAACATCGTCTTATTATTCGTTCTGTCTACGTAGATGAGCGTTATCAATCAACAGGTGTCGCACAAAATGCACTTCGACAATTGGCGACATACGTGCGTAAAAACTTTGAAGATATCAAAGTGATTGAAGTCACATTGTTTGGACCTAATCATCAATTGAAACCGCTATTTGAGAAGAGTAACTTTGTCGAGACTATGGCGACAGACGATTATCGTACATTTGAAAAGTATATCAATTACTAG